Proteins encoded together in one Mobula birostris isolate sMobBir1 chromosome 7, sMobBir1.hap1, whole genome shotgun sequence window:
- the LOC140200733 gene encoding uncharacterized protein C11orf87 homolog: MSARIHKDLSLSLSSCTGNRNFSPSNGTCVTEVGKLIHSFSATVVLIVLVMLIFGVIAVSLFTFHFHKSKMKKRKMQRAQEEYERDHCSPEAEKGTSPKSVAVSPGPNTAAAAAAAAAAVCLPPDIHSKRQSLDSRTGPERGESDSALHCTDAARNPVFHSMLL, translated from the coding sequence ATGAGTGCCAGGATACACAAGGATTTGTCGCTTTCTTTGTCCTCTTGTACTGGAAACAGGAACTTTTCTCCGAGCAATGGTACCTGTGTGACCGAGGTGGGAAAGTTAATCCACTCCTTCTCGGCGACTGTGGTTCTTATCGTGTTGGTGATGCTGATATTCGGCGTAATTGCCGTATCTCTGTTCACCTTCCACTTTCACAAAAGCAAAATGAAGAAGCGGAAAATGCAGAGGGCTCAGGAGGAGTACGAGCGCGACCACTGCAGCCCCGAGGCGGAGAAGGGCACCTCGCCAAAGAGTGTGGCGGTGAGCCCGGGCCCTAAtacggcggcggcggcggcggcggcagcgGCAGCAGTCTGTCTGCCTCCCGACATCCACAGTAAACGACAGAGTCTCGACTCTCGGACCGGCCCGGAGAGAGGAGAATCGGATTCAGCCCTCCACTGTACAGACGCTGCAAGGAATCCAGTGTTCCATTCCATGCTTTTGTAA